A single region of the Alosa alosa isolate M-15738 ecotype Scorff River chromosome 6, AALO_Geno_1.1, whole genome shotgun sequence genome encodes:
- the LOC125296695 gene encoding pancreatic secretory granule membrane major glycoprotein GP2-like: protein MGFAICVCVLSALMLMMGELSAAQGSAETSPEPTSTTTEETTVSVSTSAQRLLLEEEEGSTETSPEPTTAFDPCHHYTVLDNATRAANNTFNPYNYNYNYNQMDAALSWQGWYRMYYQGTDAHMPEYCVRAQRCGNYVPLWLNGTHPQVGKVL, encoded by the exons ATGGGCTttgccatctgtgtgtgtgtgctatccgCACTGATGCTGATGATGG GTGAACTGTCAGCAGCACAAG GTAGTGCAGAAACATCTCCAGagccaacatcaacaacaactgaAGAGACAACTGTCTCTGTGTCAACATCAGCACAGCGGCTGCTTTTAGAAGAAGAGGAAG GTAGTACAGAAACATCTCCAGAGCCAACAACAGCATTTGACCCTTGTCACCACTACACTGTGCTGGATAATGCAACGAGGGCTGCTAACAACACATTTAATCCCTACAACTACAACTACAACTACAACCAGATGGATGCTGCCCTCAGCTGGCAAGGCTGGTATCGCATGTATTACCAGGGAACTGATGCCCATATGCCAGAGTACTGCGTGAGAGCGCAACGCTGTGGAAATTATGTTCCTTTGTGGCTAAATGGAACCCATCCTCAAGTGGGGAAGGTATTGTGA